The Lycium ferocissimum isolate CSIRO_LF1 chromosome 10, AGI_CSIRO_Lferr_CH_V1, whole genome shotgun sequence genome window below encodes:
- the LOC132033277 gene encoding peroxisomal membrane protein 11A, which translates to MEPKTSPISSSQPKHQNPNPKNKDFLIHLEAYLSKRDGVDKLLKITRYATKIILSSSVIPDSVPLSHRLKSFESNVGVSRKAFRLGKFVQDVNALRLASVSSKEELILTFLAYGGEGLYYFVEQFVWLGKAGLIDKKNLSNLQKISAWCEFIGYIGSVSLKVRELRNIKEDEECLLSTIEVSIIRGIGYAEEEERLRKLRFKKLMKRLSVIQDFADGLMCLADIRDGKGLLSAPLLLSSAGLLSALISTHKNWISC; encoded by the coding sequence ATGGAACCCAAAACTTCCCCTATCTCCTCTTCACAACCCAAACACCAAAACCCTAACCCTAAAAACAAAGATTTCCTAATCCATCTCGAAGCTTACCTCTCCAAACGTGACGGCGTTGACAAATTACTCAAAATCACCCGTTACGCAACCAAAATCATCCTCTCATCTTCCGTTATCCCTGACTCCGTTCCGTTATCTCACCGTTTAAAATCCTTCGAATCAAACGTTGGTGTTAGCCGTAAAGCATTTCGTTTAGGGAAATTCGTGCAAGACGTTAATGCACTCCGTTTAGCTTCTGTTAGTTCAAAAGAAGAGTTAATATTAACGTTTTTAGCTTATGGTGGTGAGGGGTTGTATTATTTTGTTGAGCAATTTGTTTGGTTGGGTAAAGCTGGGTTAATTGATAAGAAGAATTTGAGTAATTTACAAAAGATTAGTGCTTGGTGTGAGTTTATTGGGTATATTGGAAGTGTGAGTTTGAAAGTTAGGGAGTTGAGAAATattaaagaagatgaagagtgTTTGCTTTCGACTATTGAGGTTTCGATTATTAGGGGAATTGGGTATGCTGAGGAAGAGGAGAGATTGAGGAAATTGAGGTTTAAAAAGTTGATGAAGAGATTATCAGTAATTCAAGATTTTGCTGATGGGTTAATGTGTTTGGCTGATATTAGGGATGGTAAAGGTTTGCTTTCTGCAccgttgttgttgtcgtcgGCGGGGTTGTTATCAGCTCTTATTAGCACACATAAGAATTGGATTTCTTGCTGA